From a region of the Triticum aestivum cultivar Chinese Spring chromosome 7D, IWGSC CS RefSeq v2.1, whole genome shotgun sequence genome:
- the LOC123170262 gene encoding polyamine oxidase 1 has product MLEMKPCRAIALALVVAAQCASLATAAGPRVIIVGAGMSGISAGKRLSEAGITDLVILEATDRIGGRIHKTKFAGVNVEMGANWVEGVNGDEMNPIWTMANGTGGLNLRTFRSDFDHLASNTYKQDGGLYDEKVVENIIERMDEVEESGSKLSGTLHHSGQQDMSVMAMQRLNDHMPSGPARPVDMVVDYYQHDFEFAEPPRVTSLQNTQPLPTFSNFGDDVYFVADQRGYESVVYHVAGQYLRTDRKSGAVTDPRLKPNTVVREISYFPSGVTVKTEDDKVYRADYVVVSASLGVLQTDLIRFKPQLPSWKIVSIYQFDMAVYTKVFLKFPKRFWPEGEGKEFFLYASGRRGYFPVWQQFEQQYPGSNVLLVTVTDDESRRIEQQSDNQTMAEAVAVLRKMFPKEDVPDATEILVPRWWSNRFFKGSFSNWPIGVNRYEYDLIRAPVGRVYFTGEHTSEKYNGYVHGAYLAGIDSADILINCAKKKMCKYDVKGKHD; this is encoded by the exons ATGCTAGAGATGAAGCCCTGCAGAGCCATAGCTCTGGCGCTCGTGGTAGCAGCACAATGTGCTTCCCTGGCCACCGCCGCCGGTCCCAGAGTCATCATCGTCGGCGCCGGCATGTCCG GGATCTCGGCTGGGAAGAGGCTGTCCGAGGCCGGGATCACCGACTTGGTGATCCTTGAGGCGACTGACCGCATCGGCGGGCGCATCCACAAGACCAAGTTCGCCGGGGTGAACGTTGAGATGGGGGCCAACTGGGTGGAAGGGGTGAACGGCGACGAGATGAACCCCATCTGGACCATGGCCAATGGCACCGGAGGCCTCAACCTCAGGACCTTCCGCTCCGACTTCGACCACCTCGCCAGCAACACCTACAAGCAAGA CGGTGGCCTCTACGACGAGAAAGTTGTTGAGAATATAATCGAGAGGATGGATGAAGTGGAGGAGAGCGGGAGCAAGCTCTCTGGTACCTTGCACCACAGCGGCCAGCAGGACATGTCTGTCATGGCCATGCAACGCCTCAACGACCA CATGCCTTCTGGTCCGGCGAGGCCGGTGGACATGGTGGTCGACTACTACCAGCACGACTTCGAGTTCGCCGAGCCGCCGCGCGTGACAAGCCTGCAGAACACGCAGCCGCTGCCGACGTTCAGCAACTTTGGCGACGACGTCTACTTCGTGGCCGACCAGCGCGGGTACGAGTCCGTGGTGTACCACGTCGCGGGGCAGTACCTCAGGACCGACCGCAAGTCCGGCGCCGTCACCGACCCGAGGCTCAAGCCCAACACGGTGGTGCGGGAGATCAGCTACTTCCCGAGCGGCGTCACGGTAAAAACGGAGGACGACAAGGTGTACCGGGCCGACTACGTCGTCGTCTCTGCCAGCCTCGGCGTCCTGCAGACGGACCTCATACGGTTCAAGCCGCAGCTGCCGTCGTGGAAGATCGTGTCCATCTACCAGTTCGACATGGCCGTGTACACCAAGGTCTTCCTCAAGTTCCCCAAGAGGTTCTGGCCGGAGGGGGAAGGCAAGGAGTTCTTCCTCTACGCTAGTGGCAGGAGAGGGTACTTCCCCGTGTGGCAGCAGTTCGAGCAGCAGTACCCCGGGTCCAACGTGCTGCTGGTGACGGTCACCGACGACGAGTCGAGGCGGATCGAGCAGCAGTCCGACAACCAgaccatggcggaggcggtggcggtgcTCAGGAAGATGTTCCCCAAGGAGGACGTGCCGGACGCCACCGAGATCCTCGTGCCCAGGTGGTGGTCCAACCGGTTCTTCAAGGGCTCCTTCTCCAACTGGCCCATCGGCGTCAACCGCTACGAATATGACCTCATCCGG GCTCCCGTTGGGAGGGTTTACTTCACGGGCGAGCACACGAGCGAAAAGTACAACGGATATGTCCACGGGGCGTACCTTGCAG GTATTGATTCTGCTGACATCCTGATCAACTGTGCCAAGAAGAAGATGTGCAAATATGATGTCAAGGGAAAGCATGACTAA